A window from Kluyveromyces lactis strain NRRL Y-1140 chromosome E complete sequence encodes these proteins:
- the CAF40 gene encoding CCR4-NOT core subunit CAF40 (similar to uniprot|P53829 Saccharomyces cerevisiae YNL288W CAF40 Evolutionarily conserved subunit of the CCR4-NOT complex involved in controlling mRNA initiation elongation and degradation binds Cdc39p), with amino-acid sequence MVCRIGNIQHCLREGHIIQLVHQVEHPQLSSAMFQQQPQAQAAQAQGNVFSEQTRRKYFPQLKPYFPNNQGQGQGQPQGQAQGQNQTQGQQQQQQPQNMPPGLQQGMPHPVVENNQLPGQMPGMGQGPTAGPSSVPGPGPTPAGITHALDDPNVYHWICQLTYGPSKEQALLELGKKREQYEDLAIVLWSSFGVMTSLLKEIISIYPLLSPPALSNQLSNRVCNALVLLQCVASHPDIRPQFLQAHIPLFLFPFLSTTSNQRTFEYLRLTSLGVIGALVKNDSAEVISFLLRTDIIPLCLRIMENSSELSKIVAIFILQKILLDDNGLQFVCATPERFYAVSQVLATMFKHMSQQQVPGRLLKHVVRCYLRLSDNLEARRLLKQVLPQQLRDNTFNEALQDDVGTKRCLAQLLLTLDEQQQ; translated from the coding sequence ATGGTATGTAGAATAGGCAATATTCAGCATTGTCTCAGGGAAGGACACATCATCCAGCTTGTGCATCAGGTAGAACACCCGCAATTATCATCTGCCATGTTTCAACAGCAACCCCAGGCTCAAGCGGCTCAAGCTCAGGGGAATGTGTTCTCGGAACAAACCCGCAGGAAATATTTCCCACAATTGAAACCTTACTTCCCAAATAACCAAGGCCAGGGTCAAGGCCAGCCTCAAGGGCAGGCTCAGGGTCAAAATCAAACCCAGGGccaacagcaacaacagcaaccCCAAAATATGCCTCCTGGTTTGCAACAAGGAATGCCCCACCCAGTAGTAGAAAACAACCAACTTCCAGGTCAGATGCCTGGGATGGGCCAAGGGCCAACTGCAGGACCAAGTTCAGTTCCTGGGCCAGGTCCCACACCAGCAGGAATAACACATGCGCTAGATGATCCAAATGTCTACCATTGGATATGCCAGCTCACTTACGGGCCAAGCAAAGAACAAGCGCTTCTAGAACTAGGTAAGAAACGTGAACAGTATGAGGATTTGGCTATCGTGCTGTGGTCCAGTTTCGGTGTGATGACGTCGTTGCTAAAGgaaataatttcaatttatccGCTTCTTTCACCTCCTGCATTATCAAACCAGTTATCAAACCGCGTATGCAACGCTTTGGTGCTCTTACAATGTGTCGCATCACACCCAGATATCAGGCCTCAATTCTTACAGGCTCACATCCCGTTGTTCCTTTTCCCATTCTTATCTACGACATCAAACcaaagaacttttgaatatttAAGGCTAACTTCACTAGGTGTCATCGGTGCTCTAGTGAAAAACGATTCTGCAGAAGTGATCAGTTTCCTTCTAAGGACAGATATTATCCCATTATGTTTAAGAATCATGGAAAACTCTTCAGAACTTTCGAAGATCGTCGCTATCTTCATCTTACAGAAAATATTATTAGACGATAACGGACTCCAGTTCGTATGCGCGACCCCAGAACGGTTCTACGCGGTGTCACAAGTTTTGGCAACTATGTTTAAGCACATGTCCCAACAACAGGTGCCGGGAAGATTATTGAAACATGTTGTAAGATGCTACCTAAGATTATCGGATAATTTAGAAGCCAGAAGATTGTTGAAACAAGTTTTGCCGCAACAACTAAGAGATAACACCTTCAATGAAGCACTACAGGACGATGTAGGTACCAAGAGATGTCTTGCACAACTACTCCTGACTCTAGATGAACAGCAGCAGTGA